ACTCACTAGAACGCGAGCGGCCAATACTATGTTGACCTGCTAAATGCTTTTTGATCATCTCTAGTTGTTCACCATCAGCGTCAACAAACCCGACAAATGATTGCCCCGCATTAATAGCACTGTAATTAAACAACTGCCCTTTAGCGGCTGTTTGTTTGTCATTTAATGCGGTTTTAGTGATAAGCGTTTGTTTAACTTCTGCCAACGCGCCCAGACTGTTGATAAAACCGCTACGACATTGCTTGTACTGAGTTTGCTCATCGCGGTTAAAACGTTGGCTGGCGTGATTTGAAATAACATCCGCTTGCAAAACGCCCTCTTTTTGCCATTCGTCACCCTTAGCGAAGTGCCAACTGGCAGGAACCGGTAATGACAATTCATTATTCACCACTGGATAACACGGGCTAAACTGTACCGCACCACTATGGAAAATAGACCAGGAGTCTTGTTCGCTTAACTGCGCATACAACTTGCCCGCCAGCACACCTAAAATGGCGCTACCGGTAATATAATCAAGGGTTTGTAAACCACCTTCTGTCGCGCTGCTTTGCGTCATAATAACGGGGTCAATCGTGGTAATTTTATAATATTGTTTCATGTTATTGACTCGCTCCTGCTGTTACCACAACCTGGCCTAACCCACGCTTACGCTTCGCACCAATCCCCGTAATTAACGTACTCGCCTGCGCTAGCCATGCCAGCACTTGCTTAGGCGTTAGTGACGTTTTATCGGGGTTATTATTAATGGATATTTGTGCTTTAAGTACCATCGGCAGTGCAACCTCAATAGAACGTAGCGACTCTTGCTTTGCACTGCCTGTTTTATGATCAATAGCGGTTGAGAATTGCACTTGATAGAGTTCTTGCCATGCGCCTTCTGTTGCTGCAAAGTAGGCTTGCTCTGCCGAACTTAGCTCGGCACTGCTCACATGCAACATGCCCTGTTCCGCTAAACGTTGACCTTCGCTACCAAAAATATAATCAGTTAAATCTGCAACGCCCTCTGGTTTAGTAAACCAAGCATTCGCTTCAGCTTGCTTAAACGCATCACGTAGCAACCCTTTTACCGCACGACCAGGTAAGAATGGTAAATTATCGCCATTTTTAAGGGCTAAACTATCTGCGTATGCACCGCCTTCCTCTCCACTGCCAATATGCCAGGTAGATTGGATATCAAACGATAATGTTAATGTACTCACTACGCTTGCTCCTTAATATCTTCTAATTGTTGTCCTTTTATGTGGAAGTGTTCTAGCAGCAGTAAGTCATTAATCACGGTAAAACTATGAGCTGATTTCACATCACTGGTTACCTTGCTATAAACCCACTCTTTGCGTTCATAACCTGGTGGGCATAGCGCATCTAATGCCGCTTCAAACACGCGGCGATCGCCTTTTTTGTTTTCATATAACGCAAGCGAACGGTTGTACAAGCTTCTTGCTTCGGTTACATCATTAGCCATTAGATGAGTGGCCATTTGACGCCATTTTGCCATAGAGACTGCCGGTCGAGTGCCTTGCGATAGCATTAACAAATGCTGTAATGGGGCATAGTGTTGTGTCTTGGTTTGGCTAAATACCTTGTCGTCTTCTACAAAGTAGCGGTTCTGACCTAAATTTAAACCATTCGGAAACTCACTCTCCCACCCTGACAGGTCACAATGCTGGTTTTGTTTAAGTAATCCATCACCCGTTTGCTGACTGGCATTACCGACTCTAATTTGTGCCACCACTGCTGGGCCAACCGCGTTTTCTGTTGAGGTCACCGACTTAGTTAGGGCTTTAGCATAAAGGCACATGTCTTCAACAAGATGGTGCATTTGCACAAAGGGGTGATTAACTTTGTGATAAACAATCCCACCACTGGCGCTTAACTGCTCTGGTAAGCCTGGGTACTCACTCACCAACGACGATAGGGCTGTCTTAGATTCGCGGGCAAACGCCACACAAAAAGTGTTAGCAAAATCAAGTGCCGCTTCAGCCTTAATAAACAAAGTCACATCGTCACCGCCTAATACAATGGGGCGCAGCGCAGTGGGTGTTCTTTCATCGACATTAACTATGGGTAATACCTTGGCCGTTGCTTCTTTTGCAGCTGCTTGCGTGGCGGCTTCTAGTGCCGCTGAAAATTGGCGAAATGCCCGGCGATATTGCTGGTTACTTTTGCCTTCTAGTTGCTTTTTAAGGGCAATTAGTAATAGACCTAACCCATTACCATCGATGTGAATTAATGCTAAGTCTCGTTTTTCAAAGCTATCAAAACTGCTTTCGTAGGTAAGCCCGGCATCTATATGATCGGGCGTGAACTTATCTTGTAACGCCATCGCACCTTTGCGTGTTGATGCCTTGTGGTAGGCTCGGTGCAGTTGGGTGTCAATATCCAGTGGCTCTGCAGCGTTCCCAGCTTCCCTGTTAGACACTGTTACCGCTTGTTTGCCGTTACGACTGCTTCGCTTAGAAATAGCGGTTGCCATTGGTAAAGTAATCGCGGGAGTGTTACGTGCTTGAGCGAGTTGCTGATGACCTCGTTGTAAAGCATCATCTAGCACGTCTGCCGAGACCAGTGCATCGCACTGCACTAAACTTGGAAACAGTTGTAATAATGCCAACGACCAAGATGAACGCAGCGCAAGCAGTTTATTTTTATCGTCACAATACGCATAAAAAGCACCGCCTTTACAGCGTATAAAGTGGATACACCCTGCGGTATCTTGCATGTTGGCATCTAACAAATCATGAGAAAGCCCTGTACGATTAAGCACCTCATACAATACGCTTGTTTGAGTCGAGTCAATGAGATTATCAAGTCGCTCACTTGCGCTAATGACATCTTTCATTTTTCCAGAAGAGAACAAATAATCTTGAATAGATTTTGCTTCAAAAAGGTAGCAATGTATCATTTAAAATCCTTATTAAATCTATGTAACCTAAAATCCATTTTCGAGGGCAACAAATCAAATCCATTTGATGACGAGGAAAGAGGATAGCCTACAAAGGCGCCATGAAGTCTCATGACAAACTTGTCAGGTACTTGCGCGCAGATAAGTGAACTAATTCTGTTATATATATCACGGATTTTTTGATACAAATAATAAACAAGTCACTGTTTTAATATAATTATATTCAGTCATGTAAATAGCTAACGAGAGCAATACTTCAAATGATTGGTTTACGGGTATACCGTAACCAACAAGTGACTATAAACGACTTAAATAAGGTGCATAATTGACCGCACTCAATTAACTATTGAGTCATTTTCCTACAATCTTGAGCAATTGCTGCTTAGAGGTACAAAGCGACACGTAGTTTGACTTGCAGCGTAGTTCAAAGTCTTGCATTTTCTTTTGCTTATTCAACTTGTCCACCGCTTCAGGGCCTAGTAGTAATATCTTTTTGGTTGAGCCAAACCGGTCGCCCAAGCTAGATATTTGTTCCTCTATTGATTTGACTTTCCCATTGGGTGGGATGTCGGCTTTAATTTCAACGACATAAATCTGACCATTTGATAAAATTAACAAGTCAGCTTCTCGCTGACTTGCGCTAGACTTTTCGCTGCCTGATTGAATATTGAGTGATATTTGCTTTTCATGCAGGTCGGTACTTAACAGCCAAGCGTAAACTAACTCTTCAAGCCATTTACCGCATAACCAGTTTTTCCAGTTTTTAATGTTAGCGGCCTTTATTTTATTTCCCGGAATTGTCAGATAATGCTCTTCAGCTTTAAGCGCCTCAGGGCAAAGCGCGTTAAGCCTCCTAACCCACTCGATTAATTGCTCTCTTACCTCCGGCTTTCGCGTTATTTCATCCCAGGGCACTACCACTTCACTGACTAGGTGCTGATCTCTATTGATAGACCATAGTTGGGTTAGCATCTCGAACAATGCGATTAAACCTTGCTCTTTATGTTGTAGCCCATGCCATAGCTTTTCGGCTGTGTTAATGCGTGTTTCAATTTGCTGCTCGGGCAGGTGCTTTCTGACTTCTACGGTGTGGTAGTTAGAGTAAAGAGCAACCGCCGACTCAACATTCAATGGGGGTAGCGTTATCTTGCTAAATTTTTCATCCAGCGGAAAATGTCGTTGAATGTAGTTGGTGCTCTGTGCTTTATAGTCGATAAAGTCCCAGTCGGTGACCGACACTAAAGGCATGACCAACACTTTTGTTCCGCCTGTTATATTCAGCCCTTTTTGGCTATCACTATAGCGTTCAAGTAAGGGCTTGAGTTGCTGATCAATCCACTGATAGCTTTCTTCCATATCGTCGCCCGACAAACGGATATGTGGATCTTCAATTTTAATAATCTCGGTATCGGGCAGATATTTTTCTATTTGCTGACTAAAGCGCGCTGTGTACTGCTGAATCTCGGTATTGTCACTCACCACTAAAAACAAATACTGAGGCATTAAGTTAATACAACACTCTAGCTCTGGCAGGTTGTGCTTTGACATCACACAAACGTAAAAAATGGGCGCTTTAGTCATACACTTAAACTCAATGCTAGTGGAAATTAAACGGTAAACATTTTTCTAACCATGCGAGTTGCTCAACATGGGTAAGCGATGTCTTCGTCGAAAACACTTCGGTTAATTCTGCAGTAGGTAAACCCGGCATTTGATGCTGCAGTGCGTTGACATGCTCAAGGTCCAATTCAAAACCCGTTTGCGGATGAAGCTGCTTAGCAAGCCCTGTGATTACAAGGCCTATCCATTCAACGGTTGGACCTGACAATTCACCTGGCTGACATAGCGCAATGGCTTGTTTGAATAAATCTAACGATTCAGCCCTATTGCCAGCGCCAAGCATTAACCAAGCGCGATAAGCCAAAATAAGCGCCCAAGGGTGAGACTCGCCTTGCTGCCAGTTGGCTTGCTTTGCTAAATAGCCGTCTATTTCTGTTTGCCACAAACTAGGGGCTAAAACCATTGCCCGAAGCATCAAGTGATGAGGATACTTTTGCATGGGCAAATCGCCACTGGTTGCCAGCTTCAAAATTTTTGAAGGCTCGTCGCGAACAAAGCGACTTAAATGTTTAACTACCTGAGCCTTAAAGTCTTCTGTGGTTGAAGCACCGCCTAGCTTCATTTGATGAATAAGCTGATAGCTTGTGGTTTGAAGTATTTCTTTACCGGCCTGCGCTTTATTACTTAACTTTTTAAAGCCTTCAATCGCAGAAGAGAACAACGGCTCTGCGGCTTGATCCTGTCCTGTAAAGGCGTATAGCTGCGCCAATTGCGATTGCAGTTTCGAATAGGTTAGCAAACCAAACACTTCAACGGGGTAAGATAGACACTTTTTAATGATGGGTATCAGCGTATCAAAGGCATAAGCATTGGTGGTCGCTACGGCTATTTTTAGGATAAGATTCGCCACTGCAATAGCATCTTCCGCCAATAGCTCATTGATGTATTGCTCTGATTTTGTGGTGGCGGTTGAAATTAGATCAGTAAGCACCCTTCCTTGATGGTTAGCCAAAGCAAGACTGGCCGCAGAGTGGTGCAACTCCATCATAGGTGTAAAAGTAGTGCCTTCAGGTTGGTAGCTGCTGAGCCAGTTAATACCATACCCTAAGCCCACCAAGTCGTAATCTTTGGCGCTGATGCGCTTCTGAATATAATCTAAATAATTATTCCAAACATCGGGGGTGGTTTTTACTTTTTTGCCCAATTCAGTAAGATAGTAAGAGAGTAAACTTTTCTCTGAGAGATCAAATTTTGCCCCCTCACATAACTTAAACCACTCAGATGCTCGTAATGGTGCGTCTATTCTTTTGTCTTCTAAAATCCAAGTGAGTTTTTCGATCCCTTGCTGGTCACTCTGCCTTAGTAAGCAATGCCCCAATAATGCTGATTTCTTCAAGCGATCTTTTGAAATTGCTGCTGGGCTGCCCCACATATGGGCAAGCGTATCGACGTAAGCGTTGTATGGGTTTTCATCTTTTGTAATAAAGCTTAGGCTAATATGGAGTTTGTCAAAACGTTGTGGGAATTGAGCCGTTAAGCTCGTGATGATCAACTCTTCAAGTGCTATTAGATTTACACTGGCAGTAAAACCACTGCGCTGCTCGATATTAAAATTAATTCGGACGGGGTTTTCAGGTTTAATGGGTAGTAGCATTATCACTGTTCGGATAAGCTTTTCTATCTGGCTTAACCAACCGTTTTTTGTAGCATCTTTCATTGAAAAACCGATGATGCCGACTTTACCCTTAACACTCAATAAATCATTAAGCAGTGAATCTATTTCAGCATTCTTCGCTTCTGTTGCATGAAACTTGTCTTTTTTAGGTAACTTGGTTTCATAACCTTGCGCTAACACTAATGCGACCACTTTTCCGAGTGTGTTATGGGTGCTATTCAGTGCTTCTGCTTCATCTAGTTCAAAAACATTACCGGTTTCATCAATAAGAACATCCCACACAGCGCATGGCGATAAGCTTTGCAGGCTATTGGGGTGAACGCCTGTTTTGTCAATCTCAACTTGTTTTAACTGACTACGGGAAGCGTGCCCTTTAGCTTTTAATTTTTGTTGATAAACTAATGCTTTATTTTTCACCAGCGTTAAGTGCCGCTGCATTCGGTAAGCTCGGAAGTCGCCAAAATTTAAAGAGGCTAGTTCAGCGTCAACCCACTGTTGTAACTCTTCTTCCGATGAGCCTGCACGAACACGCTTCTTTAACTCCAAACCTAACGTATGCCCTTTAATGCCATCTAAGCGAGCCAGTTCCAAACGCTTGGTAAACGGTCTTGGCCTTCCCTGTCTGTTCATTCCTTCGTAGATGAGGTCATCAACTTTACGCCTCCTTTCGTCGATATCTAGCCCCCATGAAGAAAACTTAAAGATTTCATTTAATAACGCGCCATCAGAAAGACTCGATATAGCATGTTCAGCCGGTACGGTTTTAGTCGCCTCTTTAACCTTTGGTGTTTTAGGCGACACTGGAGGTTTTGCTGTTGGCTCTGGAGAGACGGCAGCTGGTTCTGGAGCACTAGCAACTGGTTCTGGAGCGCTGCTTTGCTGCGTGTTAGTTTTTAAAGGCGTCGACAACGGAGTTTTTTGGGTTTCTTTTGAGGGTGCTTTTTTCTCACCTAACGCATCCCCTGTATTTAAGTCTACCCAATCAGATAACTGGCTGCCATCTTCTCCATAACAACATACAAGCGCTGCTTGAGGAAACGCATTTTTTGCCATAAACCAATGCAAGGCGGGCGTTTCTTTACTGCCAATGATGGTAGAGGGTTGCTCTTTTAAGGTCGAAAAGCCTGCTTGAATATCATCCAACCTTGAGCTGGTTTTTAATGTTTCTACGCCACAAATATTAGTGCGATTAAAGCCAGCAGGTAGCTCAGGAGTGTTTAATAACTTCAAAATCATGTTCTTGTATTCCTTTCAATAAACATCTAGATGCAGTGTCGTTGTCCAAGCGCAAATACCATCTTCGTTTTTGATGGGCTAACGAATCTCTAACTCATTAAATAGCTGGGACAGAATTTTTTGCATCTCTTTTGGGCTAGCCAGTGCCTTTTTAACATCCTCTTTGTGATGCGACTTAGCAGAGTCGCTGCCATGTGCAAGGGCATTTCTGATAGCCCTCAGTTTTCTATATGCATCATTGGCAGCTAACTGATTAGAGGCTTCGTGTCTAACCTCATAACCCGTGTCGCCAATTTTTTGATCATACAGGTGTTGTGAAACCAAACCCTCTAAACCATAAAAAACTGCACGAAGATAATCATTTCTGTTTAAGTACTCGCGGGCTAACGACAGCTCTCTTAAGTGCTGAGCACTCCGTTTACTCCATTTAAACCGACTGAGCAATTCGCGCTCGAAGAGCTTTCCTGTGGCATCAGGTATCCAGTTGTCCATGAACGTTTTAAGTTTACTGCTAGCTTTGTTGGCATTAGTAATACGTTCAAAAAAAGCCGCGTCTTTGAGTTTAGATGCATCAGTATTGACCAGCTCATCTAACAGCCCATAGTCACCCGAATGGTCATATTTCTCTAACGTACTCACGCCCGACATAATGGTAATCAGCCCTTTAAGGTCATGCACTACCGAGCAATGCTCGTCTGGTCTAAACTCAGCGTAATAAACGGCCTTTATATCGATGTTTTTTAATTTTTTTAGATAAAACGCAGCGGTTAAAGCGAATAAAGGCAGTGTTCTAAACCCATGGGTAATATCCATATACAACTCTGTACCCGAGTCACATACATCACCCAACTGCTGAACAAACTCAACCTGGGTTTCTTCATCCACCTTTAAGGTTAAAATTTTTAACACCACCTCTTTTGATAACAACTGAGATAAGTGTTCAGACAGTCTGTCTAGTAATGCCTGTTGAGTATTATTCGCGTCAACCGCTTCGGCTACTTCAAGGTACAGTTCTTCATTTACATCATCTATTTGCCGAAGAAGCTCATCCCACATACTACCCGGGGTGCCTAATACGACGAGTTTTTCTGGTTTTACCCAGTCAAATAAAGAGTGCCCTACAAAATGTTTTTCTTTATAAAGCGTACCGTCGGGCATTTTGTAATCGGTCTTTTGATACTCTCCCTGATATGGACGGCCTAGCATGATGATAAGGGTTTTACTGTTTGACATTACTATCCTTATTATTTTCTTTTATCTTATTATCATAACCTTACACTGCCATACTAAAATTAAGCAATACTCAATTTTCATCCGCGCTACCCAGTACTTTAATGGCGGTATCACTAGATAAACTCAAGAAGGGACCTCATTGCCTCCGTCTATCACTGTTAAATTCAAGGCATTTCTTCTCTGTATTATCTTTTCTATTCTCTCAAGTTCTTCGTCATTCCCAGTTAGGCAAAGTTCTAACGCTCGGTACTCTAGCCCTTTTTTATCTTTGGTTAGTGTGGCTGCCAGGTAGGCTAAAAAGTGGGGTTCCGCTATGGCTCTTGCATTTTTGTATTGTTCAAGAGTTTTGATAGCGTTTATATCAATACCTACATACGCAAAATAATCACAGTGATGTGTGTAGCCTGCTTCAGTGAAGGATAATTTGCCATTTTCGTCTACCTTGATGTGCTGTGTATTTTCGCCTGAGTGGTCTTTCATAGTCTCTCCGTTGAGTCATTCCCACCTTTAGCGGAAATGACGTTAGTTGTACAGCCGGCTGGAATGAAAACTAGTTAAGCGTGTCTTTTCGCATAAAGACAACGCTCTCTTTATAGTTAGCTTCAGACCAAATGATATGCCTCTCTCCGGCAGCGTT
This genomic window from Alkalimarinus sediminis contains:
- a CDS encoding Cas10/Cmr2 second palm domain-containing protein — protein: MIHCYLFEAKSIQDYLFSSGKMKDVISASERLDNLIDSTQTSVLYEVLNRTGLSHDLLDANMQDTAGCIHFIRCKGGAFYAYCDDKNKLLALRSSWSLALLQLFPSLVQCDALVSADVLDDALQRGHQQLAQARNTPAITLPMATAISKRSSRNGKQAVTVSNREAGNAAEPLDIDTQLHRAYHKASTRKGAMALQDKFTPDHIDAGLTYESSFDSFEKRDLALIHIDGNGLGLLLIALKKQLEGKSNQQYRRAFRQFSAALEAATQAAAKEATAKVLPIVNVDERTPTALRPIVLGGDDVTLFIKAEAALDFANTFCVAFARESKTALSSLVSEYPGLPEQLSASGGIVYHKVNHPFVQMHHLVEDMCLYAKALTKSVTSTENAVGPAVVAQIRVGNASQQTGDGLLKQNQHCDLSGWESEFPNGLNLGQNRYFVEDDKVFSQTKTQHYAPLQHLLMLSQGTRPAVSMAKWRQMATHLMANDVTEARSLYNRSLALYENKKGDRRVFEAALDALCPPGYERKEWVYSKVTSDVKSAHSFTVINDLLLLEHFHIKGQQLEDIKEQA
- a CDS encoding RAMP superfamily CRISPR-associated protein, whose protein sequence is MSTLTLSFDIQSTWHIGSGEEGGAYADSLALKNGDNLPFLPGRAVKGLLRDAFKQAEANAWFTKPEGVADLTDYIFGSEGQRLAEQGMLHVSSAELSSAEQAYFAATEGAWQELYQVQFSTAIDHKTGSAKQESLRSIEVALPMVLKAQISINNNPDKTSLTPKQVLAWLAQASTLITGIGAKRKRGLGQVVVTAGASQ
- the csx2 gene encoding TIGR02221 family CRISPR-associated protein, which gives rise to MSNSKTLIIMLGRPYQGEYQKTDYKMPDGTLYKEKHFVGHSLFDWVKPEKLVVLGTPGSMWDELLRQIDDVNEELYLEVAEAVDANNTQQALLDRLSEHLSQLLSKEVVLKILTLKVDEETQVEFVQQLGDVCDSGTELYMDITHGFRTLPLFALTAAFYLKKLKNIDIKAVYYAEFRPDEHCSVVHDLKGLITIMSGVSTLEKYDHSGDYGLLDELVNTDASKLKDAAFFERITNANKASSKLKTFMDNWIPDATGKLFERELLSRFKWSKRSAQHLRELSLAREYLNRNDYLRAVFYGLEGLVSQHLYDQKIGDTGYEVRHEASNQLAANDAYRKLRAIRNALAHGSDSAKSHHKEDVKKALASPKEMQKILSQLFNELEIR